The Thermoflexus sp. genome includes the window GAAGCCGGTCAGCTTGTGGAGCTGCGCCGGGCGGCGTAGGGCGCATCCGGAGGCCTGGCAGGCTGCCCGTGAGCGCCCCTGCCCAACCGCGGAACCCGGGGAATTCATGCCGTCCGATAAAAGGTCCTCCGCACAACCTCCAATCCCTCGATAAGGCGATCCACTTCCTCAAGCGTGTTGTAAAGATAGAAGCTGGCCCGGGCGGTCGCAGTGAGCCCCAGGCGTTCGTGCAGGGGCATGGCGCAGTGATGGCCGGCCCGGATACAGATCCCTTCCCGATCCAGGATCGTCGCGATGTCGTGGGGATGCACCCGATCCATCGCAAAGGACACCACGCCCCCGCGCTCGGCCGGGGGAGGGCCAACGATCCGGACGCCCGGGATTTCGCTTAGCCGTTCCATCGCATAGGCCGCCAGCATCTGCTCGTGGCGGTGGATGGCCTCCAGGCCGATGCGGCTCAGGTAATCCACCGCCGCGCCCAGGCCGATCGCCTCGGCGATCGCCGGGGTTCCGGCCTCAAACTTATAGGGGAGATCATTCCACTCCGCGCCTTCAAAGGTGACCCGGCGGATCATATCGCCGCCGCCCAGGAAGGGCGGCATGGCCTCCAGGAGTTCCCGCCGCCCCCATAGCACGCCGATGCCGGTCGGCCCACACATCTTGTGGCCGGAGAAAGCCAGGAAATCGCATCCCAGTTCCTGCACGTTCACCGGGATGTGGGGCACTCCCTGGGCTCCATCGACCAGCACGATCGCCCCCGCGGCATGGGCCTTCTCAATAATCGGCCGCAGCGGATTGATGGTCCCCAGCACATTGGACATCATCGTCACCGCCACCAAGCGGGTCCGTTCGGTGATCAGTGCATCCAGGAGATCCAGCCGCAGGCGGCCCTCCTCATCGATCGGGATGTAGCGGATGCGAAGGCCCTTTTCCTGAGCAACCAGGAACCAGGGGACCAGGTTGCTGTGATGTTCCATTTCGGTGAGGAGGATCTCATCGCCCTCCCGGAGAAAAGGACGAGCCCAGGCGTAGGCGACCAGGTTGATAGCTTCCGTGGCGTTCCGGGTGAAGATGATCTCCCTGGGGGAGGCAGCGCCGACGAAGGCGGCGATCTTACGGCGGGCTTCCTCATAAAGGGCCGTGGCCTGTTCGCTCAGCATGTAAACTCCCCGGTGAACGTTCGCATGGGTGGTCCGATAGTATTCGTTCATCGCCTCGATCACCGGGAGCGGCTTCTGGGAGCTGGCTGCGCTATCCAGGAAGACCAGAGGTTTCCCACGGATCGTCTGCTGGAGGATAGGGAAATCCGCCCGGATGCGTTCGACATCCAGTTCTGTTCGCAGCGCCACGCTCTTCATACGGCCCTCCGCAAGGATTCGCACCGATCTCATTTTAACGCGACTCGTTCTCGAACCATCTTCTCCCGGCCGGTTGTAGATAGAGCAGGGGGCTTGGCCGCCCACCCCATTCATTCCAGACCCTCACCCGCGGATGCGGAAGGCCCTCCTAGCGACTCAGGGATCTTCAGAACTCTTCCTCAGGCGGGACGCCCAGCTTGCGGTGAATAATGGCATCCGCCTGGCGTCGGATATCCGGCACCGGGATGCGATCCAGAACCGGAGCGAAAAATCCTTCCACGATCAGGCGGGTGGCGACAGCGCGAGAGAGCCCGCGGGACATCAGATAGAAAAGCTCCTCTTCATTGATCTGCCCCACGGTCGCGCCATGGGTGCACCGCAGGTCATTGGCCATAATCTCCAGGCCCGGGATGGAATCCGCGCGGGCGTGGGGGGAAAGGATGAGATTGCGGTTCGCCTGATAGGCGTCGGTCTTCTGAGCCCCCGGGTGCGCACGGATCATCCCCTGCCATACGGAGCGGGCGCGATCTTTGAGGGCGACCTTGTAAAGCAGATCGCTCTTGGTATAAGGGGCGATATGATCCTGCTCCGTGTCATAATCCGCATGTTGCTGGCCGTCCAGGAAGAAGATGCCCGACATATAAGCGGTAGCGCCACGGCCGATCAGGGCGACCTCCAGGAACGTCTTGGTGATCCCTCCGCCCATCCCGATCACCACCCAATCGAGGGTGCTGTCGCGGTCCACGAAGGCCCGCTCGTGGGTGAAATTCCACATATAGCGTCCCCAGTTCTGGAGGGCGATGTAGGTCAGCCGTGCGTTCTCCTTCAGGTGGATCTCCACAGTTCCGTTATGAAAGGCGGCCCCCACCGCATCGTCGGCCAGGCGCTCATCGATAAAGGTCACCTGCGCGCCGGGCTCCACCACAATCAGGATGCGGGAGAGATCCGTGGGCGCGCCCTGCAACCCGATCACGGCGCGCAAAGGCAGTGGGATCTCCAGATCCCGGGGCACATAGAGGAAGATCCCGTTGCGCCAGAACGCGGCGTTCATCGCCGCGAAGAATCCATCCCCCGGTCGCACGATCTCCCCCAGATAGGGGGCGACCCGATCGGGATGCTCCCGGATCGCGGTCAGCAGATCCGTGAAGATCAACCCCCGGCGCTCCAGCCGTTCGTCCGCCCAGCGAAGCAGAGGACGACCGTTGAACAGCAATAACCCCCCGGCCAGGTCGTCCCGCCGCTCCGGGATCTGCCGCATCTCCTCCGGCGGGGTTGCCCCATCGCTCACGATTACCGTCTCCAGCTCTTCGATGGCCAGAGCCCGGATATCGGTCCGCCGCCATGCCTCATCGTTCGGCCCTGGCTTGGGGGTCTCGCGCAGGATCTGCCAGGCCTCCCGGCGGGCCTGACGGAGCCATTCGGGTTCCTCGCGGGTTTCCAGAAACGCTTCGAACGCTTCGGGGCCAATGCCCCGGGCCTCTCGAAGAAGGTGAGCTTCCGCCATGGGATGCTTGAACCTCCTTGAAGCTTGCGCCCTAAGTGGACATGCGCGCAGGATGCTGAGGGCATCGGATGGGTCTGCTGGGAAGGCGTCAAGCGAAGCCAGCGTTCGCTGGGCGCGGGGCGCCCCGGCCCATCTTTACCGTAGGCCGGAGCGCCGCCGATCGCCCGACCTCCTCCTGCAACCCCGGCAGGATTAACCTACCGAGCCGGACATCTGCAGGCGGATGAGCCGGTTCATTTCCACGGCGTATTCCATCGGCAGCTCCTTCACCAGAGGCTCGACGAAGCCGGTGACGATCATCGCCGCCGCCTCCTCCTGAGGGATACCCCGGCTCATCAGATAGAACAGCTGCTCGTCGCTGATCTTGCTCACCGTGGCCTCGTGGCCGATGGTGACGTTGTCTTCTTCGATCTCCATATATGGATAGGTGTCGGAGCGGGAGATCTCATCCAGGATCAGGGCGTCGCAGTTGACGCTGACTGTAGCCCCTTCGGCGCCCGGGTAAACCCGCACCAGACCCCGATAGGAGGTGCGTCCGCCGTCCTTGCTGATGGACTTGGAGATGATGCGGGAACGGGTGTGCGGCGCCGCGTGGATTGCCTTCCCGCCCGCGTCCTGATGCTGGCCACGGCCCGCAAAAGCGATCGAGAGGATCTCCCCACGGGCCCCCGGCTCCATCAGGTAAACGCTCGGATACTTCATCGTCACCTTGGACCCCAGGTTGCAGTCGACCCATTCCATCACCGCATCCCGGTAAACCACTGCCCGCTTCGTCACCAGGTTGTAGACATTGGTGGACCAGTTCTGAATCGTGGTGTAGCGGACGCGAGCGCCCGGCTTGACGATGATCTCCACCACCGCGCTGTGCAGGGAGTCCGTGGTGTAGATCGGCGCGGTGCAGTTGTGCACGGCGAACCCGCGCACCAAGTAAGAGTTGGGTTCCTCAACATCCAGGTTGAAGACGAACCCGTCATAAGGAACCCGTCGGATGGCCTTGATCGGGACCAGGAAGTAATCCCCGGCGTCGCGAACCTCCCCCATGCGCCGCCCGTGCGTCCAGGTGATGATGAACTGGTCCCTGCGGCGGATCGAACGACCCCGAATGTCATCCGGGCCTCCCTTGCGGACTTGGATGCTGGCGTAGATCCCCTGGCGGGCCAGCAGCTCCTGGATCTGCCGGGCCAGCGTCTCCGAAGCCGTGGCGATCCGGCGCAGCTCCCCGGAGCGCCGCAGCGAGCGGTTCCCATCCCCCGCGAAGTAGGCCTCCAGGAGAGGGGCCACCTGCTCCGGCGGCAGCGCCATGATCGCCTCGCTCAGCTGCTTGTTCGCGGCGCCCTTGCCCGCATGCTCCAGGCAGAACTCCATCAGCTCCCGGGAATATACGGAGATCGTGACGGCATGCTTGCCCCGGATGTGGACCACCTGGGGCTTCTTCCCCGTCACCTGCTGGATGAGGCGCTTGACCTCCTCAATCGCATGGACCTCATGCTCGCCGAAGGAGAAGGCGACCACTGGCTGGCGAAGCGTCTTGTGAACGTATGCGGAGCCTTCCGCCAGATAGTAGCCCAGCAGCCGCAGAAGCTCCGGCGTGAAGGCCGGATGATAGCCCTCTGCCTGGACTTTCGGGAAGACCAGAAAGTCCCCTTCCCGCAGATCTCCAGCCGGCACATACATGGGCCGGGCCTGGAGCAGGCGGCGGGTATCCACCTCAGGCCGCCATCCGTTGCGCGGCCGCCGTCGGACCAGGACGTCCTCCCGGCGCACGACCAGAACGGGATGCTCGGGAGTCAGCCGGAAGGTGTTATAGCGGGAGACCGGCTGGATCTCGATGAGATCTCCTCGATACGGTCGGACCATCACCGCGCGCACCTTCGCCTTGCGGCCGGTCTCGGTGACCACGAAGTCCCCTGGCTTCACCGCCTCGATGTTCACCCAGCGGTCGCCTGTGCTCACCTGTTCCCCAGCCGGTAGACAGCCCTCCACATAATGCACGAACGCCCCTTCCTCCGCGATGATCAGCGTCCGCTCGAACTGCCCCACGTTCTGGGCGTTGATGCGGAAGTAGGCCTGGAGGGGCAGATCCACGTGGACCCCGGGCGGCACGTAAATGAAGGAGCCGCCGGACCAGACGGCGGAGTTCAGGGCGGCGAACTTGTTATCATCGGGCGGGACCACCGTGCCGAAATACTCCCGCACCAGGTCCGGATACTCCCGCACCGCCGTATCGGTGTCCACGAAGATCACACCCAGCTTGCGCAGATGCTCCTGGAGGTTGTGATATACGACTTCGGACTCATACTGTGCGCCCACCCCGGCCAGGAACTTGCGCTCCGCCTCGGGGATCCCGAGGAGCTCGAAGGTGCGCCGGATCTCCTCGGGCACTTCGTCCCAGGAGCGGCTCTTTTTGTCCGTGGGCTTGATGTAGTAGTAGATGTCATCGAAATTGATCCCTGAGAGATCCGCGCCCCATGTGGGCATGGGCTTGGCGAGGAAGATCTCCAGGGCCCGCAGGCGGAACTCCCGCATCCAGTCCGGCTCCCCCTTGAGCCAGGAGATCTCCTCCACGATCTCCCGGGAGAGGCCCTTGCGGGCCTTGTAAACGTAACGCTCGGGCATCGAGAACCCGTATTTATACGTGCCCAGCTCGCTCAGATCGAAGGTCTCCGCCGCCATGATCCCTCCCTTCCTTATGCCGTGGGTTGCTCGGCGAACTGTTCCCGCAGCCACTCGTAGCCTTTCTCCTCCAGCTCCAGGGCCAGCTCCGGCCCGCCGGAGGCCACGATGCGGCCGTTATACATCACGTGGACGAAGTGGGGCTTAACATAGTTCAGGATCCGCTGGTAGTGGGTGATCAACAGGATCCCCATGTGAGGGCCGAAGATCCGGTTGATCCCCTCGGCCACCGTGCGCACCCCGTCGATGTCCAGCCCCGAGTCCGTCTCATCCAGGATGGCCATCTCCGGCTGGAGCACGGCCATCTGGAGGATCTCCAGGCGCTTCTTCTCGCCGCCCGAGAAGCCGTCGTTAACATAGCGAGCGGCGAAGGAATCCTCCAGCCCGAGCAGGGCCAGCTTCTCCCGAAGGAGTTTCCGGAACTCCGGGATCGGAATCCCCTTGTCTTCCGGGTTGAGACGCTTGCGGCGCTCATTGAGGGCGGTGCGCAGGAAGTTCGCCACCGTGACCCCGGGCACCGCCACCGGATACTGGAAGGCCAGGAACAGGCCCAGATGCGCCCGCTCATCCGGGGGAAGCTCCAGGATGTTCCGCCCCTTCCAGAGCACCTCCCCCTGCTCCACGGTATAAGCAGGATGCCCCATCAGAACATACGCGAGGGTGGTCTTGCCGGAACCGTTCGGGCCCATCAGGGCATGGATCTCCCCCTTGCGAACCGTCAGGTTCACCCCCCGCAGGACGGGTTTGCCCTCTACCCGAACGTGCAGGTCCCGAATGATCAGCGCATCCTCCATCGTCGCATGACCTCCCGATCGATAGGTGTGGGATCTCTTCCTCTCTTGCCACGCCCTCGTCGGCACAAAGAGGGGAGGAGAAACCGGAGCCAGCGATCGATCTCCTGGGGCAGGGAAGACCCCCGCCTCTGGCTCCCGAACTCAGGCCTTATCTTACCACGCCGATCTGTGTTTGTCAATACTTTTCATAGAAATCAGAGAAATTGACAATGGGAGCGCGGTCCGGTAAGATAGAGAAAGAGCCGTCCGGGGCGGATGAAAGCCTGGAAGTCCTATCCGGGCTCTAAGGCAGGAAACTCTTGGTCGGGCAACGGAGTAGGAGAAGGAGCGGGCGATGAGCCAGACCCGTCAGCAAATCCTGCAGCGTTTAAAGGAACGGGGGCGGATGACTGTCGCTCAGCTCGCGGAAGAGCTGGGGCTGACGCCGGTTACGGTTCATTATCACTTAAATATCCTGCAACGTCAAGGGCTAGTGGATGCCCAGCTGGAGCGTCGGGGTGTAGGGCGGCCCCGGCTGATCTTCTTCCTGCGGGAGGAGGCCCTCTCCCAGTTTCCCCATGGCTATCATCGACTGGCTGCCCGTCTCCTGAACGAATTGAAAGCCCGTTTGCCGGAGGAAGAAATCCACCGCCTGTTCATCGCGATGGCCCGGGAGATCGCGGTGGAACACGGAGAACGGGTGCGGGCCTGTAAGACCCTGGAGGAGAAGCTGGAGGCGCTGGTCGAGCTGCTGGGGGAGGAGGGCTTCTTGGCCCGCTGGGAGCAGCTGGGCAATGAGCTGCGCCTGCATCAATACAACTGCCCATATAACTATGTGGTCCATCACCATCCGGAAGTGTGTGATCTGGATCGCACCCTGATCGCCCTGACGCTGGGAGCCGATGTGGAGCGCTCCAGTTGCATCTTAAGTGGGGATATATGCTGCACCTTCATCATCAAGCCGCAGTCCGGCCCGCTCTCTGTGGAGCTTCCGTCTGGAACCCGCGGATAGGCGGGAGGGGAGACGGGTGGCTCCGCATGTGCGTTTGTGCCTTCCATAACGGCTCGGAGGAGCCATCCGCCCCGGCCTCCAAAGCTCCCAGGAGAACATCCCGAGCCTAATATCAAGGAGGATGCCGATGAGCGAGATGAATCCGAATGCGGCCTCTCCTTCTCCATCCTCGGAATCCCATGAAGAGCTGGTCCAGAAAATCCGGGAGGCCCTCCGGGCGGTGGTGGATCCCGAGATCGGCATGAATGTGGTCCAGCTGGGCCTGATTCGGAACATTGAAATCCAGCCGGACCTCATTCAGATTACCATGATCCTCACCACCCCCTTCTGCCCGGCAGGCCCCTACCTTCTGGAGCAGGTGCGTTATGTGACCGAGCAGGTCACGGGCCGGCCGACGAAGGTGACGCTGAGCATGGAGATGTGGGATCCCTCTATGATGGAAGAGGAAGCCCTGGCGGAGTGGGGATTGTGGTGAAGGAATGGATAGCCGGAGGCAGCTGACCCCTTTTCAAACACGCGCTCAGGGGGCCGGAAGGATCACGCTGCGATCCTCCGGCTGTTTTCCGTTCCACTCGACCGCAGCTCGTTCCCCGGTTTCCAGATCATAGAGCCCAATCCGAAAGGCAGCGGGTCGTATGCCGGCCGGGATCGGGTGGCGATCGATGATCCGATCCCCCGGGCGCCATGCGTCGGCTGGCGCGAGCCCGCCGGCCACCGGTCCATCGGCCTGGCCGATCATCCGCCCCTCCGGGTCAAGGAGGTGAACGAACACTTGCCATCGACGGCCAGGCGCCGCCTCCGCTTCCCAGAGCAGGATCAGCTCTCCAGTTGATCTCTCCACCCGCCAGCCTCGAAGCACAATTCCCCCATCCAGGCGCGGGGCTGGATCCAGCGGGTTGAATCCCTCCTCCCCCGTGGAAGCCTCTCTCACCAGCCAGATGCGATGCAACGGGATCCAGCTCAGATCCTCCCGGAACACATAGATGGCGTGATCCGGCAGCGCATCCCGGAGCTCGTGGAAGCCCATGGGGGACGCTGGCGTGAACCAGTTCGGATAGAGCGCCTCTACTCGCGCGCTCCGCACCCACCCCGCCGGCCGATCTGTCAGATCCGGCCCGCCGTTGATCCGGATATACCAGGCCAGCTGCCGATCGTCCGTGATCAGCACGGCCCCTGCTCCTCCATAGGGATAGGGATCGTAACGGGCTCGGAACCAGCGATAGCCCACGTTGTAAGGCGGGTTCACGAAGATCATGGGGTGCGCTTCCGCTGCCCTAGCGGCCTGGGCCATTCCCCGGAGGATCGTGGTTGCATCCCGGTAATAGCCCAGCGAGCTGGTGAGGAACAGAAAGGCAATCGTCAGCGTGCCTCCCATGATCGCTCCGGCCGCGATACGACCCCATATTCCCCGCTGCCGGGTGCCCTCCAGGACGCCTGCCCAGGCCAGGGCGCTCCAGAGACCGGGGATGAGCAGCATTCGCGGATAGTTCATCATACCGGAAGCGGGACCCCAGAAGATCAGTGCCGGGGCGATGCTGACCCCAAACCCCCAGAACCCCAGGGGGACTGTCCATCGGGGCCGGGCCCATAGGGCCATCCCCACCGTGATCCCGAACCCCAGCCCCAGGAAGGCCCAATCCTCGGGTCGCAGCGCCCGCAGGAGGATCGGTCGGGGCGCGAACAGGGCCTTCCACAGGGCCCCGAAGATCGGCCCCAGAGGATGCAGCCAGCCCTGCATGGCGTAGAGGCTGCTTTCCAGGGTGAAGAGGGGCAGGGCCAGGACACCCGGGTCGCCCCGGGGAAGGGTGCGCCAGAACAGCATGTAACCGGCTCCCAGGGCGAAGCCCATCGGGATCGCGCGACCCAAAACGGGGAACCGGCCTGGGCGCGCCACTGCGATCCCCAGCAGCCACGCCGGCCAGACGATGCCGGTCTCGTGGGAGAGGATGGCGGCCAGATAGGCTCCCAGGCCGGCGAGGACGCTTCCCATGGTCCCCCGGGAGCCGGGACGGAGGATCACCAGGGTGGCGATCAGCATCCAGAACAGGGCGAGGCTGTGGACAGATCCCATCACGAAGGCGATGGGTTCGTGCGCGAAGGGGAAGAGGCCGAACAGCGCCGTCGCGCTCCAGGCGAGGGCGGGCGAGGCTCCCAGGCGCCGGAGGACCACATAGCCCATGGCCGTGTTCAGCATGTGCGTGCTCAGAGTGAGGAAGTGGAAAACGGCGCCGTCGTAACCGAATCCCCGCTGGACCATCCAGAACACCGACATCGAGAGCGGCCGGTAGTGCAGGAAACCCTGAGCGCCCTGAAAAAGGGTGCGGGGATCTCGATGGGCGAGGACGGAAAACAGGAGATCGTCGGAGAAGAAGCCGACGGAAAGCACGGGCATGTAAAGGGCGAAGATCAGGAGGAAGAGGATGCCCCCACCCCAGGCTCTGCGGATCCGGAAGGGACGTTCTATCAGAAGAGAAGGTGGGAAGACGAGCGGAGCCCGCTGCATCGGCGATTCTTTCCGATCCATAGGTAAAGGGTACTGGTGGCAGGGACAGGGATGTGCTCTCTTATGGGCTCAGGAACACCCAGAGCGCCGGCCCGAAGAGGGCCAGACCGACCAGGACGGCGGCGATCGCGCAGAGCAGGACCATCCCGGCGGACACGTCCTTGGCGATCCGGGCCAGCGGATGAGGATGCGGGCTGGTCAGGTCCACCACGGCCTCCAGCGCGGTGTTGAGCAGCTCCGCCGCCCAGACCATGGCGATGGTCAGAACCAGGATGGCCCAGCGGAGCGCGTCGAAGCGAAGCAACCCTGCCAGGGCCACCACCATCGCTGTGATGACCGTGTGGATCCGGAGGTTCCGCTGCGTTCGCCAGGCATAGCGCAACCCGGCGAAGGCGAATCCGAAGCTTTCCCATACGGTGCGGGCGCGCACGCTGGACGTTCCTCCCATCACCGGGCGCGGCGGATTTCCTCCACGGCCTGAGGGTTCTCCAGGGCGGAGAGATCGCCGGGGTCCCGTCCGAGATAGATGGCGCGGATCACCCGGCGCATCAGCTTGGCGTTGCGCGTCTTTGGGATATCCCGAACGAAGCGAACCTCTTTCGGTGCCAGGGCTTTCCCCATCCGATGCGCCACGTGCTCGATCAGGGCCGCTCGCAGGGTTTCATCCGGCTCATGGCCGGGTCGCAGCACCACGAAAGCCACCGGGACCTCGCCCCTGATCTCATCCGGAACGCCGATCACCGCCGCCTCGGCGACGGCCGGATGCTCCACGAGCACCGATTCCATCTCCGCCGGCCCCAGCCGTTTGCCGCCCACCTTCAACGTATCATCCGCCCGCCCCAGGATATACCAGAAGCCATCCTCATCGATGTAAACCAGATCCCCGTGATACCACATTCCTTCAAATCGCGACCAGTAGGTCTCCAGATAACGATCCGGGTCTCCCCAGAAGCTCCGGGTCATCCCGGGGTTGACATTGCGGATCACCAGGAGGCCCACCTCCTCCCGCACCGGCTTCCCTTCTTCGTCCACGCAGTCCGCCTGGACGCCGGGGACCACGGTGTTAAACGAACATGGCTTCAGCGGGCGGACCACCGTGCAGCCGAGGATGCCGCCGAAGACCTCGGTTCCGCCGGAGTAGTTAATGATGGGGCAGCGCTCCTTGCCGACATGGCGGAACGTCCACAGCCAGGGTTCGGGATTCCACGGCTCTCCGGTAGATCCCAGAAGCCGCAGGGAGGGCATGGGATGTCGGTCAGGCCATTCCTCCCCATATCGCATCATCGCCCGGATCAGGGTAGGGGAGATCCCCAGGATCGTCACCCCGTGGCGCTCCACCATGGACCACAGCCGGTCCGGCTCCGGGTAATCCGGCGCCCCGTCATACAGGAAGCAGGCCGCGCCCAGGGTGAGGCTGCCCAGGATCAGCCAGGGCCCCATCATCCAGCCGATGTCGGTCACCCAGTGGATGAGGTCGTCGGGCTTGAGGTCGAAGAGGTGATACATATCCTGGGCCGCTTTGATCGGCGCCCCGCCGTGGACGTGGACGGTGCCTTTGGGCCGGCCGGTGGTCCCGGAGGTGTAGATGATCATGAACGGCGTTTCGCTGGGGAACGCGGGGGCTTCACCACCGGGGGAATGGGGGGCGGTGATCTCATGGAGCCACTGATCCCGACCCTCATGCCACGGGATCAGATTCCCGGCCCGGCGGACGACCAGGGTTTTTTCCACACCTGGGGCCCCCTGAAGGGCTTCATCCGCGATCTCCTTCATCGGCACGATTCGCCCCCGCCGGGGGAATCCGTCGGCGGTGATCAAAAAACGAGCCCCCGCATCCTGCAAGCGCACCGCCACCGCTTCAGGGCCGAAGCCGGAGAACAGAGGGATGACGATAGCACCGATCCGCATGGCGGCCAGCAGGGCGAAAGCGACCTCCGGGATCATCGGAAGGAACAGACCGATTCGATCCCCGGGCTGCGCACCCATCGCCTGAAGCGCCCTCGCCAGTCGGGCGACCTCCTCGAAAACCTGGCGGTAAGTGTAGCGACGGATCTCCCCCTCTTCCCCTTCCCAGATCAGCGCCAGCCGATCCCCTCGCCCGGCCTCCAGGTGGCGATCCAGCGCGTTCTCCGTAGCGTTCAGGGTTCCGCCCACAAACCACTGCGCCCACGGGGCCCCACGACTGAGATCCACAGTTTCGCGATAGGGGGTCCGCCAGCGGAAACCGGTATCTTCGAAGAACGCTTTCCAGAACCCTGCGGGGTCGGCAAAGGACCACTCGAGGAAGGCTTCATAGGATGGGAAACCCAGACGGCGCATCTGCGCCAAGACGTTGCTGTGTTCCACGGTCTGGGGATCGGGACGCCACGTGATCTGAAGGTTTAACTCCTTCATAAGGCCCCCCGGGATCAGGTTGGGAGTCCCCTGAGGCGGTGAGGAATGGAACGTCCGGTGCATGGGAGATTTTAGCGCGAATCGGGAAGGCGATCACCCAACCGTGGGGGAGGCCGCAGGGCTTTCCCATCTTCCTGACTGGATTCACGCTGCCGGCCTCTCTTAATCTTCACGCAGATAACGGAGCTCGTGGGCTTTGCGCTCCAATTCTTCCCGGAAATCCGGATGGGCGATCCCAATCAGGGCGCGGGCCCGCTGGCGGATGGTCTTCCCATAGAGGTCCGCGACTCCCCACTCGGTGACCACGAAGCGAACGTGGTTGCGGGTGGTGGTGACCCCGGCGCCGGGTTTCAGCATGGGCACAATGCGGCTGACCACCGTGCCGTCCTTCAGGCGGGCGGTGCTGGGGAGGGCGATGATCGGCAACCCCCCACGGGATCGCGAGGCGCCATAGATGAAATCCAGCTGGCCTCCCACACCACTGTAAAACAAATGGCCGATGCTATCCGCGCAGACC containing:
- a CDS encoding acetate--CoA ligase, which produces MKELNLQITWRPDPQTVEHSNVLAQMRRLGFPSYEAFLEWSFADPAGFWKAFFEDTGFRWRTPYRETVDLSRGAPWAQWFVGGTLNATENALDRHLEAGRGDRLALIWEGEEGEIRRYTYRQVFEEVARLARALQAMGAQPGDRIGLFLPMIPEVAFALLAAMRIGAIVIPLFSGFGPEAVAVRLQDAGARFLITADGFPRRGRIVPMKEIADEALQGAPGVEKTLVVRRAGNLIPWHEGRDQWLHEITAPHSPGGEAPAFPSETPFMIIYTSGTTGRPKGTVHVHGGAPIKAAQDMYHLFDLKPDDLIHWVTDIGWMMGPWLILGSLTLGAACFLYDGAPDYPEPDRLWSMVERHGVTILGISPTLIRAMMRYGEEWPDRHPMPSLRLLGSTGEPWNPEPWLWTFRHVGKERCPIINYSGGTEVFGGILGCTVVRPLKPCSFNTVVPGVQADCVDEEGKPVREEVGLLVIRNVNPGMTRSFWGDPDRYLETYWSRFEGMWYHGDLVYIDEDGFWYILGRADDTLKVGGKRLGPAEMESVLVEHPAVAEAAVIGVPDEIRGEVPVAFVVLRPGHEPDETLRAALIEHVAHRMGKALAPKEVRFVRDIPKTRNAKLMRRVIRAIYLGRDPGDLSALENPQAVEEIRRAR